The stretch of DNA GCTCCGGAGCCGTGCCGGACGCGGAGGCCGCCTTTCCCAACGGCCGGGCCCGGCGGCCGGTCCCGGCGGCCGGGATCGGCGCGGAGCCGCCCTTCCGCCGGCCGAGCCGGGCACCCGGCGATCGCTCGGGCGGCGGAGCGGAAGGGCCGTCGCCGGTGCGGGCGGAGCTTCGGGCGCGGCCCGCAGGCCCCCGGCGGGACCGCGGCCGCGTCCCCGGACCCGCCGGGCCGGAACGCCTGCCGGGCGCATCGGCGGGCCGCCCTGTCCTGCGTCCCTCCGCACGGGAGGTCGGGGACGGACCGGGGGGCGCCGGCCTCTCCGTTTCACCGCGTGTCCCCGACCCCGCGGCGACCGGGCCGGGTTCCGGGCGGAGCGGTCGGGTGGGGAGGCCGGGACGGGTGGCGGGCTCCGGGGCCGTCCGGCCGTTCCGGGCGGGCGCCGCCCGCGGGGCGCGGTCCGGCGGGATGTCCGGGGCCCTCCTGAGCGGAGGGGCGAGGAGGGCGGGCCCGATTCCCTGCGGGGGCGGGCCCCAAGGTGGCCGGGGCGGCGGAGCGGGTTCGGCCGTGGAAGAGCGGATGGAGTGGAGGCGGTCATGGAGCGGGACGCGGAGGCCGGGGCGTACGCCGGTGGCGAGTCGGAGCGGTTGCGCCGGTGGCGGCTGGTCCTCGGCGGGGCCGCCGAGGGGGAGCTGGGGCCGGCGGGGGCGCCGGGCGGGGGCGACGCTCGGGTGGACGCCGCCCTCGGCGTCCTCTACGACGGCGCCGGCGACGCGGAGGCGGAGCGCGACGGGCCGGGGTCGCTGGGCGCGTCGGCGCCGGGCGTGGCCCGCTGGCTCGGTGACGTCCGGGAGCTCTTCCCGCCCGGGGTCGTGCAGGTGATGCAGGCCGACGCGCTGGACCGGCTAGGGCTGCGGCGGATGCTGCTGGAGCCGGACCTGGTCGAGGCGGTCCGCGCCGACGTGCACCTGGCCGCGGCCCTGCTCTCGCTGCGTGAGGCGCTGCCGGACCGGGCCCGGGAATCGGCGCGCGCCGTGGTCCGCCGGGTCGCCGCGGAGCTGGAGGAGCGGCTGGCCCGGCGGACCCGGGCCGCGGTGCACGGCGTGCTGGACCGCTCCGCGCGGGCCGACCGGCCGCGCCGCGCCGCCGACGTGGACTGGCCCGCGACCATCCGCCGCAACCTGCGGCACCGGCTTCCGGAGCAGGGCACGGTGGTCCCGGAGACCCTGGTCGGCCGGGCCCGGCGCGCCGGCGGGGTCCGGCGCGACGTG from Nocardiopsis composta encodes:
- a CDS encoding VWA domain-containing protein, whose translation is MERDAEAGAYAGGESERLRRWRLVLGGAAEGELGPAGAPGGGDARVDAALGVLYDGAGDAEAERDGPGSLGASAPGVARWLGDVRELFPPGVVQVMQADALDRLGLRRMLLEPDLVEAVRADVHLAAALLSLREALPDRARESARAVVRRVAAELEERLARRTRAAVHGVLDRSARADRPRRAADVDWPATIRRNLRHRLPEQGTVVPETLVGRARRAGGVRRDVVLAVDQSASMAASLVYAGVFGAVLASVRSLRTSFVAFDTSVADLTGLLSDPVEVLFGTSLGGGTDVNRALAYCAGLVRRPAETVLVLVSDLREGGSAEDMVRRAGALKASGVQVVVVLALSDEGAPRYDRANAAALAALGIPAFACSPDRFPDLMAAAIEGRPLQEWADRGQAARG